Genomic segment of Actinomycetota bacterium:
TGACGGTCTCTGCTCTGGCCGACTACGACGGCGAGCCCGGCGGGGCCGCTGGATGTCCCAAGTACTGCGACGACTCGATCCCGTCGTTCAGCAACTACGGCTCGGTCGTCGACGTGATTGCTCCGGGCGTCTCCATCCTGTCGACCAGGCGGGGTGGCTCGTACGAGTACCGCGTGGGCACCAGCATGGCTGCGCCACACGTGGCCGGCGTGGCGGCCCTGATCCGGCAGACCAACCCGGGGGCCAGCGCCGACGACGTTCAGGCGGCCCTGATGTCCACGGGCGAGTGCCCCAACCGCAGCACCAACGCCGGAGGCGGCGACTGTGCCGGACAGGGGTCGTGGCGCGGCGACCGCGACTCGTCGCCCGAACCGCTGGTCAACGCGCTGAACGCCATCAGTGGGGGTGGCGCCGGAAACCAAATCCCGAGCGTGTCCTGGGTCAGCCCCAGCTCCAATGCCACCGTCTCCGGGACCGTCCCCATCAGCATCTCGTCCTCCGACGCCGACGGTCCCATTGTCGACGTGCAGTGGCGGGTGGGCTCCGGCAGCTGGCGACCGGCCGCACTGAACCCCACCTCTGGCCGCTACGAGTCATCCTGGAACACGACCGACACCGCCGACGGCAGCCGGACGCTGGAGGCCAGAGCGACGGACACGGCGTCGGCCTCGTCCAACGATTTTCAGGCCGTCCGGGTGGCCAACACGTCCGGCGGGGCCATCTTCACGGAGAGGTTCGAAGGCGAGGTCACCGCGTGGGGAGCGTCGGGTCTGTGGTACCTGGCCAACAACAGTGCCTGCGCGGCTCCCGGCTACGCCTCGGCGACCCATGCCGTGCACTACGGGCGCAGCTCCACCTGCACATACGCCACGGGGGCCCGGACCTTCGGAACGCTCACGTCGCCATCGATCTCGGGGGTGCCGTCCAGCGCCACGCTGACGTTCGCCCACTACAGGCACGTCGAGTCGTCCACCCGGGGCTACGACCGTACCCGGGTGCAGGTCAGCTACGGCGACGGTGCGTGGCAGACGGTCTGGTACAGGGACTCCAAGACGGCCAGCGAGCGCGCCTGGAGGACCGTGTCGATCCCGATCAGCCCCACGAGCTCGTCGATGAAGGTCCGCTTCTACTTCGACAGCATCGACTCGGCCTCCAACGGTTTCCCGGGGTGGCTGGTCGACGACGTCACCGTCGTCCCCCGCTGACGCCGCTGTCGGCCCCCCCTGGTACCTTTCGGATCCAGACAAGAGCGAGGCGCCGCGGAACGCGCGTTTCCCCCTCGTTCGCAAGACAGAAGGGGTAGGGGTCATGGCGAACGACAATCAGGTCACCCTCATCGGCAACATCACCGACGACCCGGAGCTGAGGTACACGCCCAGCGGCACTCCGGTGGCGTCGTTCACGGTGGCGATCAACCGGCGCGTCCGCGACCAGGCCAGCGGTGAGTGGAAGGACGGCGACACGTCCTTTTTCAAGTGCAACGTCTGGCGGCAGCAGGCCGAGAACGTCGCGGAGTCGCTCACCAAGGGCACGCGCGTGATCGTGGTCGGGCAGCTGCGGACGCGGTCGTGGGAGACGCCCGAGGGCCAGAAGCGCTCGGTCACGGAGGTCGAGGTGGACCACACCGGCCCTGCCCTCCAGTGGGCCACGGCGCAGGTGAGCAAGACCGCCCGCAACGACCGGGTCCCCGAGTTCGTGGGAGCCAACGGCAACGGGTCGTCCGACAACGCGTCCGACGAGGAGCCACCGTTCTGATCTTGTGATCCGCGCCGGGCGGTCCTGCGGCCGCCCG
This window contains:
- a CDS encoding S8 family serine peptidase; this translates as MAARGSYGFRGAMALLALVASLMPVAPAVAQVDPEVPSDGWIVTLKPQDKASLVSHRLARGAGVKRRHVFRHVTQGFSFSGPVGAAASIRNDPRVKSVVRDLPVRMMAETTPRGVRRIDARHPSATDAHERGFTGTGVRIAILDSGVDLDHPDLRVDTSLGKICVSSSTLDDGNGHGTHVAGTAAAKGDNGIGVVGVAHGATIVPVKVLSSTGAGSYSTVMCGLDHLTALATDANPANDVKIANLSLGGSGGAGTCTDGSMRQAVCRARAAGIVITVASGNNGGNAGLQAPPRFPEVVTVSALADYDGEPGGAAGCPKYCDDSIPSFSNYGSVVDVIAPGVSILSTRRGGSYEYRVGTSMAAPHVAGVAALIRQTNPGASADDVQAALMSTGECPNRSTNAGGGDCAGQGSWRGDRDSSPEPLVNALNAISGGGAGNQIPSVSWVSPSSNATVSGTVPISISSSDADGPIVDVQWRVGSGSWRPAALNPTSGRYESSWNTTDTADGSRTLEARATDTASASSNDFQAVRVANTSGGAIFTERFEGEVTAWGASGLWYLANNSACAAPGYASATHAVHYGRSSTCTYATGARTFGTLTSPSISGVPSSATLTFAHYRHVESSTRGYDRTRVQVSYGDGAWQTVWYRDSKTASERAWRTVSIPISPTSSSMKVRFYFDSIDSASNGFPGWLVDDVTVVPR
- the ssb gene encoding single-stranded DNA-binding protein, producing MANDNQVTLIGNITDDPELRYTPSGTPVASFTVAINRRVRDQASGEWKDGDTSFFKCNVWRQQAENVAESLTKGTRVIVVGQLRTRSWETPEGQKRSVTEVEVDHTGPALQWATAQVSKTARNDRVPEFVGANGNGSSDNASDEEPPF